A stretch of the Thermus thermophilus genome encodes the following:
- a CDS encoding DUF4388 domain-containing protein, with protein MIRATLSELDLGELLRALEAARKSAVVSFRGRIYGRVHLLGGRILYARTEPGPHLGEYLVRLGHLTLEEVQELVERQDRENPGTPLGALALELGLIGEEELREALTAQVLEALATLLGEKEGEVVAEPMVEGSQVALPLTFGTGWALMEAARKLDEWRRGQVDPDEVLHLVEDPTRHPLPPEAWSVLEHLDGVRRARSIALLSGLPEEEVYHLLHEMKARGLLRPSTLLLEDPLVAVLAESGVVRRLLLYLLEAHRFRVLLARDVEGLLRLLKSRPKGVILQGEKAVEAARKVRATPEGRLASLYLVSETPPGLLLRPLRLLHLPKPLRSQEVLKALEPLRRG; from the coding sequence GTGATCCGGGCCACGCTTTCCGAGCTGGACCTGGGGGAGCTCCTCAGGGCCCTGGAGGCGGCGCGGAAGAGCGCCGTGGTGAGCTTCCGGGGCCGGATCTACGGGCGCGTCCACCTCCTCGGGGGGCGGATCCTCTACGCCCGCACCGAGCCCGGCCCCCACCTCGGGGAGTACCTGGTCCGCCTGGGCCACCTCACCCTGGAGGAGGTGCAGGAGCTGGTGGAGCGCCAGGACCGGGAGAACCCCGGCACCCCTTTGGGGGCTTTGGCCCTGGAGCTCGGCCTCATCGGGGAGGAGGAGCTTAGGGAGGCCCTCACCGCCCAGGTCCTCGAGGCCTTGGCCACCCTCCTGGGGGAGAAAGAGGGGGAGGTGGTGGCGGAGCCCATGGTGGAGGGAAGCCAGGTGGCTCTCCCCCTCACCTTCGGCACCGGCTGGGCCCTCATGGAGGCGGCCCGCAAGCTGGACGAGTGGCGGCGGGGGCAGGTGGACCCGGACGAGGTCCTCCACCTCGTGGAAGACCCCACCCGGCACCCCCTTCCCCCGGAGGCCTGGAGCGTTCTGGAGCACCTGGACGGGGTGCGGCGGGCAAGGAGCATCGCCCTCCTCTCGGGGCTTCCCGAGGAGGAGGTCTACCACCTCCTCCACGAGATGAAGGCGAGGGGCCTCCTCCGCCCCTCCACCCTCCTCCTCGAGGACCCCTTGGTGGCCGTCCTGGCGGAAAGCGGGGTGGTGCGGAGGCTCCTTCTTTACCTCCTCGAGGCCCACCGCTTCCGCGTCCTTCTGGCCCGGGACGTGGAGGGGCTCTTGCGCCTCCTCAAGTCCAGGCCCAAGGGGGTGATCCTCCAAGGGGAGAAGGCGGTGGAGGCGGCCCGCAAGGTGCGGGCCACCCCAGAAGGGCGGCTCGCCTCCCTATACTTGGTGAGCGAAACCCCACCGGGCCTCCTCCTCAGGCCCTTGAGGCTCCTCCACCTGCCCAAACCCTTAAGGAGCCAGGAGGTCCTGAAGGCCCTGGAGCCCCTGCGGAGGGGCTGA